From one Luteolibacter sp. SL250 genomic stretch:
- a CDS encoding glycosyl hydrolase has product MLNIDQNLTAADLQPAIDKLWQYSDAKIRRIDAEYDTAKGSPVFTAAGKYTTRGWTEWTQGFVFGSALLQFDATGDEWHLDYARKNTVELMAPHVSHFGVHDHGFNNVSTYGNLLRLIKEGRIPQDKWEREFNILALKLSGASQARRFTPTSDGGGYLYSFNGPHSLFVDTIRSCRALACSWLLGHKAMDEGDKETDLLERLIFHCKATAKYSVFYGEGRDVYDVWGRAAHEAVFNTNDGNFRCPNSQQGYTGFTTWTRGLAWAMVGFAEQLEFLALVPDDALAPFGGRTAVVAIFEKAARATCDFFIANTPVDGVPYWDTGAPGLVHLGDYLDRVSQPDNDHEPIDSSAAAIGAQGLLRLGRWLGTGSEDGAKYWQAGLTTARSLFADPYLSSDESHHGLLLHSVYHRPNGWDYIPEGKKVPFGESSQWGDYHARELALCISRWAKDGDYHFYDGCVK; this is encoded by the coding sequence ATGCTCAACATCGACCAAAATCTCACCGCCGCCGACCTGCAACCGGCGATCGACAAGCTCTGGCAGTATTCCGATGCGAAGATCCGCCGGATCGACGCCGAATATGATACAGCCAAAGGTTCGCCCGTATTCACCGCCGCCGGGAAATACACCACGCGCGGCTGGACGGAATGGACGCAGGGGTTCGTCTTCGGCTCCGCGTTGCTCCAGTTCGACGCGACGGGTGACGAATGGCATCTCGACTACGCGCGGAAAAACACCGTCGAGCTGATGGCCCCGCACGTCAGCCACTTCGGCGTGCATGACCATGGATTCAACAACGTCTCCACCTACGGCAACCTGCTGCGCCTCATCAAGGAAGGCCGCATCCCGCAGGACAAGTGGGAGCGGGAGTTCAACATCCTGGCGCTGAAGCTTTCCGGCGCGTCCCAGGCCCGCCGCTTCACCCCGACCTCCGACGGCGGCGGATACCTCTACTCCTTCAACGGCCCGCACTCCCTGTTCGTGGACACCATCCGTTCCTGCCGCGCGCTCGCCTGCTCATGGCTGCTCGGCCACAAGGCCATGGACGAGGGTGACAAGGAAACCGACCTGCTGGAGCGCCTCATCTTCCACTGCAAGGCCACCGCGAAATACTCCGTCTTCTACGGTGAGGGCCGGGACGTCTATGATGTGTGGGGCCGCGCCGCGCACGAGGCCGTCTTCAACACCAACGATGGCAACTTCCGCTGCCCGAACTCCCAGCAGGGCTACACCGGTTTCACCACCTGGACCCGCGGCCTCGCCTGGGCCATGGTCGGCTTCGCGGAACAGCTCGAGTTCCTCGCCCTCGTTCCGGATGACGCGCTGGCACCTTTCGGCGGCCGCACTGCCGTGGTCGCCATCTTCGAGAAGGCCGCCCGCGCAACCTGCGATTTCTTCATCGCGAACACCCCCGTCGATGGCGTGCCCTACTGGGACACCGGCGCTCCCGGGCTCGTCCACCTCGGCGACTACCTCGACCGCGTTTCCCAGCCGGACAACGACCACGAGCCGATCGACTCCTCCGCCGCCGCCATCGGCGCACAAGGTCTGCTCCGCCTCGGCCGCTGGCTCGGCACCGGATCGGAGGACGGCGCGAAGTATTGGCAGGCCGGACTCACCACCGCCCGCTCCCTGTTCGCGGACCCGTACCTTTCCTCGGACGAAAGCCATCACGGCCTGCTGCTCCACAGCGTCTACCACCGCCCGAACGGCTGGGACTATATCCCGGAAGGGAAGAAAGTCCCCTTCGGTGAGTCCTCACAGTGGGGCGACTACCACGCGCGGGAACTGGCGCTGTGCATCAGCCGCTGGGCGAAG
- a CDS encoding 3-ketoacyl-ACP reductase — protein MPEENSSAPTALVTGSSRGLGRGIAIELAKAGFDVAIHYAGNKFAAQETAEACQNISPRADAQFPVLGADLGKNMDRRSLVRLAIRLLGKLDVFVSNAGIAPPERKDISEASEDSFDKLIEVNLKAPYFLAQDVANHWLERGAADCPVPGGYKMVFVSSISATAASLNRGEYCVSKAGLAMASKLWALRLAEIAQVIELRPGIMATDMTSGVKEKYDAIIDSGSTVPAKRWGNPEDVGRAVRSFAAGDWPFTTGDAIYLDGGFHIEKL, from the coding sequence ATGCCTGAGGAAAATTCATCCGCCCCCACCGCCCTTGTGACCGGATCCAGCCGCGGCCTTGGCCGTGGCATCGCCATTGAACTGGCGAAGGCCGGGTTCGATGTGGCCATCCACTATGCCGGCAACAAGTTCGCTGCGCAGGAGACGGCGGAGGCTTGCCAGAACATCTCGCCGCGTGCGGATGCGCAGTTCCCCGTGCTGGGTGCGGACCTCGGCAAGAACATGGACCGCCGCTCGTTGGTTCGTCTGGCCATCCGCCTGCTGGGCAAGCTGGACGTCTTCGTCTCCAACGCGGGCATCGCCCCGCCGGAGCGGAAGGACATTTCCGAAGCCTCCGAGGACAGCTTCGACAAGCTCATCGAGGTGAATCTGAAGGCCCCCTACTTCCTCGCGCAGGATGTGGCGAACCATTGGCTGGAGCGCGGCGCCGCCGACTGCCCGGTGCCCGGCGGCTACAAGATGGTCTTCGTCTCCTCCATTTCCGCCACGGCGGCCTCGCTGAACCGGGGCGAGTATTGCGTGTCGAAGGCGGGCCTCGCCATGGCGTCAAAGCTGTGGGCGCTGCGCCTCGCGGAGATCGCCCAGGTCATCGAGCTTCGCCCCGGCATCATGGCCACGGACATGACCTCCGGCGTGAAGGAGAAGTACGACGCCATCATCGACAGCGGCTCCACCGTCCCCGCGAAGCGCTGGGGCAACCCGGAGGATGTCGGCCGCGCCGTCCGTTCCTTCGCCGCCGGAGACTGGCCTTTCACCACCGGGGACGCCATCTACCTCGACGGTGGCTTCCACATCGAAAAGCTCTGA
- a CDS encoding SRPBCC family protein, translated as MSVDPGEGADLSHEEKPYGCTTHYLIRSSPARCWEYWTEDARLAGWLATRATVECRAGGDFLISSKLPLQSGRHRVEEVREHSFLSLTWFINGYPTRLDVGFAPHDDGVMLSVSQQAGHDAPSGAYFGYDPEGMSFQKQSWDYAISRLRGLLEDGDAGPGIPEHDVDDEINFSIRIAASPQAVFSALTDVAELRKWERMSGEDAVIENHTGGRYSFGWEMEEEGGDGPGRIEEYVEGSRLVYSWFGESSSTVSWKMEEEGEGGTRLDFRHAKMPFSSYAVWEYKLGWSASLFALKWYLERGEQAGAWMGEM; from the coding sequence ATGAGTGTTGATCCCGGAGAGGGTGCCGATCTTTCCCATGAGGAAAAGCCGTATGGTTGCACCACCCACTACCTGATCCGTAGTAGCCCTGCGCGGTGCTGGGAATACTGGACGGAAGACGCCCGCCTTGCCGGATGGCTGGCCACCCGCGCCACCGTCGAATGCCGGGCGGGCGGTGACTTCCTCATCAGTTCCAAGCTGCCCCTCCAGTCCGGCAGGCACCGGGTGGAGGAGGTGCGGGAACATTCCTTCCTCTCCCTCACCTGGTTCATCAACGGGTACCCCACCCGCCTGGATGTAGGGTTCGCGCCCCACGACGACGGCGTCATGCTCTCTGTCAGCCAACAGGCCGGGCATGATGCTCCTTCAGGGGCTTATTTCGGCTATGACCCGGAAGGCATGAGTTTCCAGAAGCAATCGTGGGATTACGCCATCAGCCGCCTGCGCGGGCTGCTGGAGGACGGGGACGCGGGGCCGGGGATTCCGGAGCATGATGTCGATGACGAGATCAATTTCTCCATCCGGATCGCCGCATCACCGCAGGCTGTTTTCTCCGCGCTCACGGATGTGGCGGAACTGCGGAAGTGGGAGCGGATGAGTGGGGAGGACGCTGTGATCGAGAACCACACCGGAGGACGATATTCATTCGGCTGGGAAATGGAGGAGGAAGGCGGAGATGGTCCCGGGCGGATCGAGGAATATGTGGAGGGCAGCCGGTTGGTTTATTCCTGGTTCGGAGAGTCTTCATCCACGGTCAGTTGGAAAATGGAGGAGGAAGGGGAGGGCGGGACCCGCCTCGACTTCAGGCACGCGAAGATGCCCTTCAGTTCCTACGCCGTGTGGGAATACAAGCTCGGCTGGTCCGCTTCGCTGTTCGCGCTGAAATGGTATCTGGAGCGCGGGGAGCAGGCCGGTGCGTGGATGGGGGAGATGTAG
- a CDS encoding SDR family oxidoreductase: protein MNTTTESKIILITGASSGIGEATARHLAALGHTVVLGARRVDRLEKLAGEIRGAGGQVEIKSLDVTSLEDTQAFADFALDKFGRIDVIINNAGVMPLSPLHELKVAEWNQMIDVNIRGVLHGIAAVLPHMQSRRSGQVINVSSIGGFQVWPTCAVYSGTKFAVRAISEGLRLENKDVRVTIISPGVVESELAHTISDPDTKKMIDDFRAVALTPDAIARGIAYAIGQPADVDVNEIIIRPTAGGQ from the coding sequence ATGAATACCACCACCGAATCCAAAATCATCCTCATCACCGGAGCCAGCAGCGGCATCGGCGAAGCCACCGCCCGCCACCTCGCCGCGCTGGGCCACACCGTCGTCCTCGGCGCACGCCGGGTGGACCGTCTGGAAAAGCTCGCCGGGGAGATCCGCGGTGCGGGAGGACAGGTTGAAATCAAATCGCTCGATGTCACCAGCCTTGAGGACACGCAGGCCTTCGCGGACTTCGCGTTGGACAAGTTCGGGCGCATCGACGTCATCATCAACAACGCGGGTGTCATGCCGCTTTCCCCGCTGCATGAGCTGAAGGTCGCGGAGTGGAACCAGATGATCGACGTGAACATCCGCGGCGTGCTCCATGGCATCGCCGCCGTGCTGCCGCACATGCAGTCCCGCCGGTCCGGCCAGGTCATCAATGTGTCATCCATCGGCGGCTTCCAGGTATGGCCGACGTGTGCGGTTTATTCCGGCACGAAGTTCGCCGTGCGCGCCATTTCCGAAGGCCTGCGCCTGGAGAACAAGGACGTGCGCGTGACCATCATCTCCCCCGGCGTCGTGGAGTCCGAGCTGGCCCACACCATCTCGGATCCGGACACCAAGAAGATGATCGACGACTTCCGCGCCGTGGCCCTCACCCCGGACGCCATCGCCCGCGGCATTGCCTACGCCATCGGGCAACCGGCGGATGTGGATGTGAATGAGATCATCATCCGTCCTACCGCAGGCGGGCAGTGA
- a CDS encoding SDR family oxidoreductase, with product MKLNAKIALITGGSRGLGRATALQLADHGADVILTYRSGKDEAEAVVEEIRGTGRKAAALFLDTGISSSFPAFAEAAATALRETWGRESFDFLLNNAGMDVRGPLAEMSEEDFDRLFNVHFKGVYFLTQTLLPLLADGGRIVNTSTGLARFTLPGYSAYAAMKGAVEVYTRYLAKELGPRGITANTVAPGPAETDFTSASLGNPAIRGAIVSQTALGRTAQPDDIAGVSVFLCSDEGRWVNAQRIEASGGLFI from the coding sequence ATGAAACTGAACGCAAAGATCGCACTCATCACCGGTGGCAGCCGCGGGCTGGGCCGGGCAACCGCCCTGCAACTGGCGGACCACGGAGCCGACGTGATCCTCACCTACCGCAGTGGAAAGGACGAAGCGGAGGCTGTCGTGGAGGAGATCCGTGGCACGGGACGGAAAGCCGCCGCGCTGTTCCTGGACACCGGCATTTCCTCATCCTTCCCCGCCTTCGCGGAAGCGGCCGCCACCGCCCTGAGGGAAACCTGGGGTCGGGAGAGCTTCGACTTCCTGCTCAACAACGCGGGCATGGATGTGCGCGGCCCGTTGGCGGAGATGTCCGAGGAGGACTTCGACCGCCTGTTCAACGTCCACTTCAAGGGCGTCTACTTCCTCACCCAGACGCTGCTGCCGTTGTTGGCGGACGGTGGCCGCATCGTCAACACCTCCACGGGGCTGGCCCGCTTCACCCTGCCCGGCTACTCCGCCTACGCGGCGATGAAAGGTGCGGTGGAGGTCTACACCCGCTACCTGGCGAAGGAACTGGGGCCGCGTGGCATTACGGCGAACACAGTAGCTCCCGGCCCCGCGGAGACGGATTTCACCAGCGCCTCCCTCGGGAATCCCGCCATCCGCGGCGCCATCGTCTCTCAGACCGCGCTCGGGCGGACCGCGCAGCCGGATGACATCGCGGGCGTGTCCGTCTTCCTCTGCTCCGACGAAGGCCGCTGGGTCAATGCCCAGCGTATCGAGGCCTCCGGCGGCCTCTTTATCTGA
- a CDS encoding AraC family transcriptional regulator yields MNKKPTLTSLLEELTSEEGVRPSPLPGVRLMRSTENWPRVPVTYEPGIVIIAQGMKRGHIGGQTFNYGPGNYLVLSLPLPFECDTEGSVEEPMLGVAISVNPAIVAELVMEIRNLPPVTEPQTLALRSYPLDGELSDTVLRLLLCLRNDDDMRVLGPQIIREVIYRALLRERSGTLRALATPHSHFGQIRRALSRMHADYAKAVDISTLAADAGMSVSTFHSHFKAVTSSPPLQYLKNIRLQKARMLMAHDGFTASTAAREVGYESASQFSREFKRYFGNTPAAVAEEMRSAMIRL; encoded by the coding sequence ATGAACAAGAAACCAACGCTTACTTCGCTGCTGGAAGAACTCACCTCGGAGGAAGGTGTGCGCCCGTCCCCTCTCCCCGGCGTTCGGCTGATGCGCTCCACGGAGAACTGGCCGCGCGTGCCGGTGACCTATGAGCCCGGCATCGTCATCATCGCGCAGGGAATGAAGCGCGGCCACATCGGCGGACAGACCTTCAACTACGGTCCGGGAAACTACCTGGTGCTGTCCCTGCCCCTGCCATTCGAGTGCGATACGGAAGGCTCCGTGGAGGAGCCGATGCTGGGTGTGGCCATCAGCGTGAACCCCGCCATCGTCGCGGAGCTGGTCATGGAGATCCGCAACCTGCCGCCGGTCACGGAGCCGCAGACGCTCGCACTGCGCTCTTACCCGCTCGATGGGGAACTTTCGGACACCGTGCTGCGCCTGTTGCTCTGCCTGCGGAATGACGATGACATGCGCGTGCTCGGCCCGCAGATCATCCGGGAGGTCATCTACCGTGCGTTGCTGCGGGAGCGCAGCGGCACCCTGCGTGCGCTGGCCACTCCCCACAGCCACTTCGGCCAGATCCGCCGCGCCCTTTCCCGCATGCACGCGGACTACGCGAAGGCCGTGGACATCTCCACCCTGGCGGCGGATGCGGGCATGAGCGTCTCCACCTTCCACAGCCATTTCAAGGCCGTCACGTCCTCCCCTCCCCTGCAGTATCTGAAGAACATCCGCCTGCAGAAGGCGCGCATGCTCATGGCGCATGATGGTTTCACCGCCAGCACCGCCGCGCGGGAGGTGGGCTACGAAAGTGCCTCCCAGTTCAGCCGCGAGTTCAAACGCTACTTCGGCAACACCCCCGCCGCCGTCGCGGAGGAAATGCGCTCGGCGATGATCCGGCTGTAA
- a CDS encoding response regulator transcription factor — MKLLVIEDSLRLRTTLGRALTKLGHAVDLAADGGEGDVMGRTTRYDAIVLDRMMPVKDGIDVLRGWRADGIDTPVLLLTALGEVEDKLAGFGVGADDYLTKPFALAELVVRLEAIGRRRHHAQASPMTTVGPLAIDLTAKTVARDGADIPLTAREFSLLELLARRPGQIHSRAQIEERLYSETDGPLSNAVDAAVYSLRKKICPPGTAPLIHTRRGLGYVLEAAP; from the coding sequence ATGAAACTGCTCGTCATCGAGGACTCGCTCCGCCTGCGGACGACGCTCGGCCGCGCGCTCACGAAGCTGGGGCACGCGGTCGATCTGGCGGCGGACGGCGGCGAGGGCGATGTGATGGGCCGCACGACCCGCTATGACGCCATCGTCCTGGACCGCATGATGCCGGTGAAGGACGGCATCGACGTGCTTCGCGGCTGGCGCGCGGACGGGATCGACACTCCGGTCCTCCTGCTCACAGCGCTGGGGGAGGTGGAGGACAAGCTGGCCGGCTTTGGCGTCGGAGCGGATGATTATCTGACAAAGCCTTTCGCGCTCGCGGAGCTGGTCGTGCGGCTGGAGGCGATCGGCCGCCGCCGCCACCACGCGCAGGCATCCCCCATGACCACCGTTGGCCCGCTGGCCATCGACCTGACCGCGAAGACGGTGGCGCGTGACGGCGCGGACATCCCGCTCACCGCTCGCGAATTTTCCCTGCTGGAGCTGCTGGCGCGCCGCCCGGGACAGATTCACAGCCGCGCCCAGATCGAGGAGCGCCTTTACTCTGAGACGGACGGCCCGCTCAGCAATGCGGTGGATGCCGCCGTCTATTCCCTGCGGAAAAAAATCTGCCCACCCGGTACCGCCCCGCTCATTCATACCCGGCGCGGGCTGGGCTACGTCCTGGAAGCCGCGCCATGA
- a CDS encoding ATP-binding protein encodes MTSIRRRLSLPLGIAIALLFLFAGAGVTISMRHALHSRLDDSLDARARTLAAAAEIDDDEFEFDSSVKDLVDFRKGRDYYAVRRLSGGTPVETSDAAAEIGTLPSPGEDAPLSVDSTLDGKPARFHLLRFTPKDDDERRFRDLYLVIGTPTADLDAQLGLLRAIMLGAGALAILATVVIVGYAVRGGLKPLAALTDELATLQPDQLGRRLETSRLPTELKPVGHSLNEWLQRLEASFERERRFSSHAAHELRTPLAELRAMAELGAMFPDEATPERFHEVLAVSDELSSLLERLSLLSRTEAGRQPVSNEPVDLRAAVDLAVERVSRQAEERGIRFTAAVDGAPFTSDPVLWATILQNLIGNAAAHSPVGSGVEITAGPGNVTVSNPAPDLTQADVDLLFERFWRKDAAHSGTEHSGLGLSIVQATAKALGGECSAELSAGGVLTISVSM; translated from the coding sequence ATGACTTCCATCCGCCGCCGCCTCTCCCTGCCTCTGGGCATAGCCATCGCCCTGCTGTTCCTGTTTGCAGGTGCGGGCGTGACCATCTCCATGCGGCATGCGCTCCACTCCCGGCTGGACGACAGCCTGGACGCCCGGGCGCGCACGCTCGCCGCCGCCGCGGAGATCGATGATGACGAATTCGAGTTCGATTCCTCCGTGAAGGATCTGGTGGATTTCAGAAAGGGGCGTGACTACTACGCCGTCCGTAGATTGTCCGGAGGGACGCCGGTGGAAACGTCCGACGCCGCCGCGGAGATCGGAACGCTTCCATCTCCCGGTGAAGACGCGCCGCTTTCCGTTGACTCCACACTGGATGGAAAGCCCGCGCGCTTCCACCTGCTCCGGTTCACCCCGAAGGACGACGACGAGCGCCGTTTCCGCGATCTCTACCTCGTCATCGGCACGCCCACGGCGGATCTCGATGCCCAGCTCGGCCTGCTGCGTGCCATCATGCTGGGGGCCGGGGCGCTGGCCATCCTCGCCACCGTCGTCATCGTCGGCTATGCCGTGCGTGGTGGATTGAAACCACTGGCCGCACTGACCGACGAGCTGGCCACCCTCCAGCCTGACCAGCTCGGGCGGCGGCTGGAGACGTCCCGCCTCCCCACCGAGCTGAAGCCGGTGGGCCACAGCCTCAACGAGTGGCTCCAGCGGCTGGAGGCCTCCTTCGAGCGCGAGCGCCGTTTCAGCAGCCATGCCGCCCATGAACTGCGCACCCCACTGGCGGAACTGCGGGCGATGGCGGAGCTGGGCGCGATGTTCCCGGACGAGGCCACGCCGGAGCGCTTCCACGAAGTGCTGGCCGTGAGTGACGAGCTTTCCTCCCTGCTGGAGCGGCTTTCCCTGCTCTCCCGCACGGAGGCCGGACGCCAGCCTGTCTCCAATGAACCGGTGGACCTGCGCGCGGCGGTTGATCTTGCCGTGGAGCGTGTCTCGCGGCAGGCGGAGGAGCGCGGCATCCGCTTCACCGCAGCGGTTGATGGGGCGCCCTTCACCAGCGACCCGGTGCTGTGGGCCACCATCCTGCAAAATCTCATCGGAAATGCGGCTGCCCACTCGCCGGTGGGATCAGGGGTGGAGATCACCGCTGGCCCAGGAAATGTCACCGTCTCAAACCCCGCACCGGATCTCACGCAGGCGGATGTGGATCTGCTGTTCGAGCGGTTCTGGAGAAAGGACGCGGCGCACAGCGGCACGGAGCATTCCGGATTGGGGCTGTCCATCGTCCAGGCCACCGCGAAGGCACTGGGCGGGGAATGCTCCGCAGAGCTGTCTGCCGGAGGCGTCCTGACGATCAGCGTGAGTATGTAG
- a CDS encoding HAD family hydrolase, with amino-acid sequence MAGYLIWDFDDTLARRDGRWSGALAQAAATEGVAVDAAALKPYLREGFPWHLPETVRVDEAAEAWWARLELLFITALESGAGLAHEAAVRAADRVKAIYCEPTGWEVFADVVPALERLSAAGWRHVILSNHVPELADLVAALGLTPHFEIIFTSGLTGVEKPHPSAFRMVRQHARDDVRIVMIGDRWVADVGGASAAGLEAVLVRKHHPEARWFCEDLGGLAEVLDAIGRGNFEEK; translated from the coding sequence ATGGCCGGTTACCTGATCTGGGACTTCGATGACACGCTCGCCCGCCGGGATGGCCGGTGGAGCGGTGCCCTGGCCCAGGCGGCGGCGACGGAAGGCGTGGCGGTGGATGCCGCCGCGCTGAAGCCCTACCTGCGCGAAGGATTCCCATGGCATCTGCCGGAGACCGTCCGCGTGGATGAAGCTGCGGAGGCATGGTGGGCACGGCTCGAACTGCTTTTCATCACCGCGTTGGAGAGCGGCGCAGGGCTGGCGCACGAGGCGGCGGTCCGCGCGGCAGACCGGGTGAAGGCGATCTATTGCGAACCTACCGGATGGGAGGTCTTCGCCGATGTCGTGCCTGCCCTCGAACGTCTTTCGGCAGCCGGTTGGCGGCATGTGATCCTCTCCAACCACGTGCCGGAGTTGGCGGATCTGGTGGCGGCGCTCGGCCTGACGCCCCATTTCGAGATCATTTTCACCTCCGGCCTCACTGGTGTCGAGAAGCCGCACCCTTCCGCCTTCCGGATGGTGCGGCAACACGCGAGGGACGATGTGAGGATCGTGATGATCGGGGACAGGTGGGTGGCGGACGTCGGTGGTGCGAGCGCAGCGGGGCTGGAGGCGGTGCTGGTGAGGAAACATCATCCCGAAGCCCGGTGGTTCTGCGAGGACCTGGGTGGGTTGGCGGAGGTGCTCGATGCGATCGGGCGCGGAAATTTTGAAGAGAAATAG
- the serS gene encoding serine--tRNA ligase — MLDIRVIRENPDLVKERLKARGGDHWKLVDEVLACDETRRAAETTKQAFQGSRKSISKNIGGMKAQGLDSSELEAEVRGINEKIVELDAEAETATAKQQELLLNIPNLTHDACPVGEDESANPIVREWGTKPELTEPKDHVELALAHKLVNWEDGIRVAGSGFVVYRGKGAKLERALINFLLDTQAANGYEEVNVPHLVKRECMEGTGQLPKFEDDMYGTDAGEDGINNLFLAPTAEVPVTNLVRDTILAESDLPVRMVAYTPCFRREAGSAGRDNKGIIRMHQFDKVELVQIVHPDKGFEVLEDLTGHAESILQKLGLHYRVIELCTGDIGFSSAKTYDIEVWAPGHGKYLEVSSCSCFTDYQARRMKLRFKDGEGKNRFPHTLNGSGTALPRLYVALLEQYQQPDGSIRIPEALVPYFGAESIG, encoded by the coding sequence ATGCTCGATATCCGCGTCATCCGCGAAAATCCCGACCTCGTCAAAGAACGCCTCAAAGCACGGGGCGGCGACCACTGGAAACTGGTCGATGAGGTCCTCGCCTGCGACGAAACCCGTCGCGCCGCCGAAACCACCAAACAGGCGTTCCAAGGCTCCCGGAAGTCGATTTCCAAGAACATTGGCGGGATGAAGGCGCAGGGGCTGGACAGCTCCGAGCTGGAGGCGGAGGTGCGCGGCATCAACGAGAAGATCGTCGAGCTGGACGCCGAGGCGGAAACCGCCACCGCGAAGCAGCAGGAACTCCTGCTCAACATCCCGAACCTGACTCACGACGCCTGCCCGGTGGGTGAAGATGAAAGCGCCAACCCGATCGTCCGCGAATGGGGCACGAAGCCGGAACTCACGGAGCCGAAGGACCACGTCGAGCTGGCGCTGGCCCACAAGCTGGTCAACTGGGAGGACGGCATCCGCGTCGCCGGATCCGGCTTTGTCGTTTATCGCGGCAAGGGTGCGAAGCTGGAGCGCGCGCTCATCAACTTCCTTTTGGATACCCAGGCCGCGAACGGCTATGAGGAGGTCAATGTCCCCCACCTGGTGAAACGCGAGTGCATGGAAGGCACCGGCCAGCTCCCGAAATTCGAGGACGACATGTACGGCACGGACGCCGGTGAGGACGGCATCAACAACCTGTTCCTCGCGCCGACCGCGGAGGTGCCCGTGACCAACCTGGTCCGCGACACTATCCTGGCGGAAAGCGATCTGCCGGTGCGAATGGTCGCCTACACCCCGTGTTTCCGCCGTGAGGCGGGTTCCGCCGGGCGCGACAACAAGGGCATCATCCGCATGCACCAGTTCGACAAGGTGGAGCTGGTCCAGATCGTCCATCCGGACAAGGGCTTCGAGGTGCTGGAAGACCTCACCGGCCACGCGGAGTCGATTCTCCAGAAGCTGGGCCTGCACTACCGTGTGATCGAACTCTGCACCGGCGACATCGGATTTTCCTCGGCCAAGACTTACGACATCGAGGTCTGGGCACCCGGCCACGGCAAGTATCTGGAGGTTTCGAGCTGCTCCTGCTTCACCGACTACCAGGCCCGCCGGATGAAGCTCCGTTTCAAGGACGGCGAGGGCAAGAACCGCTTCCCGCACACGCTCAACGGCTCCGGCACCGCCCTGCCACGGCTCTACGTGGCGCTGCTGGAGCAGTACCAGCAGCCGGACGGCTCCATCCGCATCCCAGAAGCGCTGGTGCCCTACTTCGGCGCGGAGAGCATCGGGTGA